TTTGACAATGGCATTGATGGTCTATACGCCCAGCTACCTCATGCCGAATTTCAATTTATTTCTTCAAATTACGATTTTTCGAATACCATAATGGACACCCATGTAAAACCATATAAGATATTCAAAAAAGGGGGTATTAAAATTGGGGTTTTTGGATTAGGCATTGAGTTGAATGGCTTGGTTGACCCTGCCATGTATAAAGAAACAAAGTATCTAAACCCCGTTGAAATAGCACAAGACATGACACACATTTTAAAAACGGAAGATAAATGCGACTTGATTATATGTTTATCGCATTTAGGCTATCATTACAAAACAGATCCAAATAAAATAAGTGACCTAAAACTAGCTTCTTTAACGAAGGATATTGATTTAATTATTGGCGGGCACACACATACATTTTTACAAAAACCAACTATTGTAAAAAACAGAGATGGCAAAAACATGCTTGTTAATCAAGTGGGATGTTATGGCATTAACCTAGGAAGAATCGATTTTTATTTCGATGCCAATAAAAATAAATCGGCTAACGGAACTTCAATTATTGTTTAAGAACTCATCTATACGAATTCTATCTCATTTTCGGTTAAAATGAGTATTCTAAGATAAGACCGTATCAGATGGATAACGATCCTTTAATTGTATTTCTTTAGGTTTAGCAACTAAAACTTCTCTGTTCATAATGTATATAAACATAACATAAAGTGCAGTGGCATACAAAATCCTATCTAACAGTTCTAAACTCCAACTGTTTAAATAATACAACTTCACATAATTCAGCATTACAGACAGACCAAAAAATACTACAGCGGTTAAAAACAATGCAGATTGTTTACTTTGTGTGTTTAAATACACTCCAAAAGACACAAATGTTAAAACTATTAAAGTGAAATTTTTAATTACAAATAAGAGCACTTCGCTTTTATTGGAAACAACAACGCTTAAAAAACCATGAGCCACATATAAAAAGTAAACGGCTATTAAAAAAACGCCAAGCAAGTAGGTGCCTATTAATGCTTTCGCTTCTAAAAGTTTAAATTTTGGAGCTACCATAACTAACAAGTATAAATAGCTTAAAACATATAGCACACTTGAAGTTTCTATTAAAACATCTTCTGAAAAAAACACTGATGATAAATCTCCTAAAAAGGAAAATAGTAAAAACGAAATAAAAGCAATACCCAAATACCGGTATTTAATAAAAAAGAAAGTTAAAAATACAGGAATGAAAAAAGGCTTTACTGTTTTCATTATGAATGCATCTTCAGTAATAGCACCAACAACGTTTACTGCTATTAGCAATACTAACGCGTACACAAACACTTTGCTAAAAGTAATTTTAAACCAATTTTTCACAATATTCTCATAAGTAGGTTACTCCAAATATAAAACATAAAAGTATATTTCAACGATAAAAACATACTTTTATCGATTATTTACTAATTTTTGTGCACTTTATCGGATAAATTAGAAATTTTCTGATAAGTAACGACCCCAAAAACGTCTAAGCATAAGATTTCCAAAGACTCATGATGAAAAAAACACATTCAATTAGTATTAAGAATGACAGTAGCTGTTATTTTAATTCAAACACTTCGTTTTAAATTTACTGCGCATCCAGATAGTGTATATATTTTTGAAAAAGTAGGACTAGAACCTTATGGCAGAATAGCTATAGGTATTTCAGAACTTATTGCCGGCATTTTATTGCTAATACCAAAAACAATTTGGGCTGGGGCCATTGTAACTCTGGGAGTTATTAGTGGTGCCATATTAATACATTTAATAACATTAATTAGGCATTGAAATAAATAAAGATGGAGGTATGTTATTTTATACAGCTATACTAACTTTTATACTATCTGCAATGATTCTGTATTTACATAGAAAATGCACCTTTAAAAAACAATCATTAATTAATGATTGTTAATTAACATATTTACTTCTTCTCGCTCAACTTCCTGCTCTATTTTAGATTGCTTATAGAAGAAATAAAAGGCTAATACATATAAGGTTGTAGAAACAGCATTAAGCAAGTTTCTTTCTGAAATATAAGTATATGCTACCCAAATGACTTCACCAAACACAATACACAAAGCACCTATAAACATACTTAAAGACTTTACATTATCTCTATAAAAATAGTTTACTAATGAAACCGACAATAGCAATAGCATGACTATGTTATATATCAATTCAATATAGTATTCATTTGTTTGATGAGACACAAAAGGATCTACTATAACCTGCAAAACATAAATTAAATATATGTTTAAAATGGTTAAAACCAGTAAATGAATTTTATAATTCCTTAAAACATACACTATAGAAATAGATTTAGAAACTTCAACAAGTAAAGAAGCATATGCTAATATGTATAAAGAATTTCCTAAAAAATAATCAATGTCATGCGAAATATAAGGCACTATAAAAATCATTAAATCTGAAATAGAAAACAACACTAAAAAAAGTGTAAAAAATAATGACTTTCTTTTTACCGTTACAAAATATAACAAAGTAACTACTGGCAATATAATTGATTTGAGAGCGTTTGCAATTACATCTTCATCGCTAAACTGAAATACAACAGATAGAATATAAAGTAATAATGCTAAAATCACCAAGACTTTCGACTTGTTCATAATAACAATTTTTGGTTGAAGTACAAACATACACAAATTTTACAATTAAACGATAAAAAAATACATTTTATCGATAAAAACAACACTTACAATACTCTAAGTAAGAATTCATGTTCATCAATAATGGGGATATTTAAGTCTTCGGCTTTTTTTCTTTTACTTGGCCCCATGCTGTCCCCAGCAACAACAAAAGTTGTTTTTGATGAAATAGAACTACTCACCTTACCCCCATTATCTTCAATCAGTTTTTTAAGTTCATCACGTGAAACTGACTCAAAAACACCCGAAATAACAATACTTTGACCTTTCAGTATATCGGTTTGCCCAATAAGTTGTTCAGCTGAAACTTCCAACTGAACACCAAACGCTTTCAATCTATTTATTATAAGGATGTTTTCCTCAGAAGAAAAGAAAGCACGAACACTTTCAGCTATTTTAACGCCAATCTCATCAACATTTACCAATGCCTCTTCGGATGCTTCAGCAATGGCATGAATACTTTTATAATGCTTTGCTAATTTTTTAGCAACAGTTTCCCCAACATATCGAATTCCCAAGGCATACAATACACGTTCAAAAGGGATGTTTTTAGATTGTTCGATACCTTGAATTAAATTATCGGCACTTTTTTCGGCCATACGTTCTAAAGGAATGACCTGCTCTTTAGTTAATTCATACAAATCCGAATAATTAGAAATCAATCCTTCATTAACTAAAAGCGCTACGGTTTCGCCTCCCAAACCTTCAATATCCATGGCTTTTCTAGATATAAAATGCTGAATACGACCAATTATCTGGGGTTTACAACCGTTATAATTTGGGCAATAATGCTGCGCCTCACCTGCTTGTCTTACCAATTCTGTTTCACATACGGGGCAATGTGTAATATAAGCTGTTGGTTTTGAATTCAACGGACGCTTACTTAAATCGACACCCAAAATTTTCGGAATAATCTCTCCGCCTTTTTCCACATACACTTCATCACCTACTCTAATATCCAATTTTTCAATCTGGTCGGCATTATGTAACGATGCTCTTTTTACAGTTGTACCAGCAAGCTCAACGGGTTCTAAATTCGCCACAGGTGTAATAGCTCCTGTGCGCCCCACTTGGTAGGCAATACTATTTAGTTTTGTTGAAACCTGTTCTGCTTTAAATTTGTATGCCATAGCCCAACGGGGTGCTTTGGCCGTATAACCCAATTCTTCCTGTTGCCGTAAACTGTTTACTTTTATAACGACACCATCTGTTTCGTAGGGTAGCTTATGGCGATGTACATTCCAGTAATCTATAAATTCAAAAACTTCATCAACAGAATTTACAAGTTTTGCATCATTAGGTACCTTAAAACCCCATTCCCTAGCACGTTTCAAACTATCAAATTGCGAATCAATTCCTAAATTGGCACCTGTTAAATTATAAAGTAAACATTCTAAAGGCCGCTTTGCAACCTCGGCACTATCTTGTAACTTCAAACTGCCCGATGCAGTATTTCTGGGGTTTCTATAAGGTTCTTCACCAATCTCAATACGTTCTTCATTCATTTTAATGAATCCTTTAAAAGGCAAAACAATTTCGCCACGTATATCAAATTTTTGTGGATAATCCCCTTTTAGTTTTAATGGTACCGACTTGATGGTTTTTACATTAGCCGTAACATTATCACCTTGGAAACCGTCCCCCCTAGTCACTGCTTTTACAAAAACGCCATTTTCATAAGTTAAACTAATGGAAGCACCATCATATTTTAGTTCGCAAGTGTATTGAATATCACCTTCTATTTGCTTTTTTATGCGCGTTTCCCAATCTAACAAATCTTCTTTTGAATAAGAATTATCCAGCGAATACATACGATATTCATGTGGAACCGTTTCAAAATTTTTGGTTACCTCACCTCCTATGCGTTGTGTTGGTGAATTGGCATCGAAAAATTCCGGGTGCTTCGCTTCTAAATCTTGAAGTTCTTTTAATTTGCTATCGAATTCAAAATCAGAAATCGTTGCATTATCAAGCACGTAATAGTTATAATTATGCTGATTTAATTCGTTGCGTAAGCTTTGTATTTGCTGTTCTATATCCATAGTATTTGCCACTAATTCACAAATATATTATTTATAATTATTTTTTTAGTACATAACAAAAATGAAGCGTGTCACATTGAGCCTTTCGGAAGCTGAGCTTTTATCTTCAAATGAAAATATATTTTCATTTGAAGATAAAAGCTCAAGATATACTAAAGTCGAAATGCTATTAAAAACAATATTTCCAATGTCTTTGATTTTAGTTTATCTTGAGCGCAGTCGAAAGGCTCAGACCGACATCTGAATATATTTGAATTTTTATCATGTACTAAAAATTATTTTCTAAAATCATTGAGGGGGACTCCACACCCCTTTTATCATTCTATCTTTTTTAAACATATCTTGCTTTAATTCGATATTGGTAAATTGGTTTTTTACCAATAACTGAATCATATCACTTCCAAAATACTCATTGATCTCAAAAAACAACCTCCCGTTTTTAGACAATTTATCAATAGCAAATCGTGTAATCGCTTTATAAAACAATAACGGATCTTCATCTTTAACAAATAATGCCAAATGCGGTTCGTTATCTAACACATTGGGTTTCATACGCTGCTTTTCTTGCTCCCTCACATACGGTGGGTTTGAAACAATGATATCAAAATTCAAATTTTGAAAATCCGAATTCCAAGTTTCAGAATTTAATATGTCGGCTTCAATAAATTCAACATGAACCTTATTTAGCCCAGCGTTTTCCTTAGCTATTTTTAAAGCGTTATGACTTACATCTAAGCCATAAACTTTGGCATTTGGTAAATGTTTTGCCAATGAAATGGCTATGCAACCACTCCCCGTTCCGATATCTAATATACCTAGTTGGTGGTTGGTGGTTATTGGTTGGTGATTTAAAATCCATGCAACCAACTCTTCAGTTTCAGGTCTTGGTATTAAGGTATGTTCGTTTACTTTAAAAGGCAATCCATAAAATTCGGTGTAACCTAGTATATATTGTATGGGTTGGTGCATTTTTAGTAATTCCAAAGCACCTAAAATAGCATCATAATTTTCAAGTGAAAATTGGGGTTTCATTGCCAATTGTAGCCTAGAAACTTTATAATAAGATTCAACCAACATAAAAAAGAAACTATCTACTTCTTCTTTTCCATATAAAAGGTCTAACTCTTTATGAAATGTATTTTGTAGGTCTTTTAAATTCAAAGTTTTTCTTTTTAATCTAAATAATTCCACGAAGACCTTGCCTCCGGTATCCAATTCACATCTCCTTTGGAGAGTCCAGAACTACCAAAAAAAGCAGTTCTAGGCAATGTAAATCAAAATCGTTAATTATAAATCCTTTACCATCCAAACACCACAGGAGTAATGCCCCGTATTTCCTAAAGCACCTTTTAAATGTTTAAATCCGTAACTTTCATAAATATGAATAGCAGCTTTAAGTTGTGGCGTGGATTCCAAATAACATTGTTTATACCCTAAATTTTTAGCAGCAGACAAACAATTTTCAAAAAGGAGCCTTCCATAACCTTTCCCTCTTACTTTAGGTGAAAAATACATCTTTTGGATTTCACACACATCCTCTTCAAAATCCTTTAAAGGTTTTATGCCACCACCGCCCAAAATCTCACCATCCTGTTCAATTACGAAATAAACATCATTATCGTTTTGATACGATTCGTACATGCGTGGTGTTTCTTCGTCTGAATACGCCGTACCTTCCAAAGGAATTTTAAACTCATGAAAGCATGCCCTAATGATCTGCTCTATTTGAGCGTTATCACTAGGTTCTATTTTCCGAATAACTATAGTATCTTTACTCACTTTAAAATGTTAATTTTGTATCGAAATTTATCGGGATGAAGATACAAAATCTAAAAAAATTGGGATGAAACGCATTATAATCTTATCAACAATATTGCTTACCTTTTTAAACTGTTCCGTAAATGAGAAACCCGAATTTTTAGGAGTTGAAAATATAAAAATTCTTGAATCCACCCCAGAATACATTATTCTTACCGCAGATGCTTTTTTTGAAAACCCAAATATTATTAGCGGCGAATTGCATGTTAATAACATAAAAGTTTTTGTTAACGATAGCGAAATGGCTTCGGTTTCGTCTAAAAAATTTGAAGTGCCTGCTAAAAAAGATTTTTCAATACCTTTAACAGCCCATGTGCCTGTTGATAGTATTTTTGGCGATGAACATTTAAGCAGTTTAATTGGCAGCTTGCTAACCAAAAAAATGACCGTACAGTATAAAGGTGCGATTAACTACAAAGTTTTAGGCTTTTCGCATACCTATGCTATTGACAAAACCGAAGAAGTAAAAATAAAATAATCCATATTTTTTGACCAGTCACGAAACATATTTAAAACGCTGTATAGACATTGCCAAAAACGGCTTAGGCACTACCAGACCTAATCCCATGGTAGGTAGCATCATTGTTCATAACAATCAAATTATAGGCGAAGGCTTCACCAGTGCTTATGGTGGTAATCATGCCGAAGTAAATGCAATTAACTCGGTAAAGGACAAATCACTTTTAAAGGAATCCACAATATATGTCACTTTAGAACCCTGCTCCCATTTTGGGAAAACACCACCTTGTAGCGACTTAATCATTAAGCATCAAATACCCCATGTAGTTATTGGCTGTATTGACGACAATATACAAGTAGCAGGAAAAGGGATTGAAAAACTAAAAAAAGCGGGTTGCCATGTGGTTATTGGAATTGCAGAAAACGAATGTAAAGCGCACCACAAACGTTTTTTTACATTTCACAACAAAAAACGCCCTTATATCATTTTAAAATGGGCAGAAACGGCTGATGGCTTTATAGCTCCGGAAACTAAAAACGAACAAAAACCCGTTTGGATAACCAATGAATATTCCAGGCAACTGGTTCATAAATGGCGTGCCGAAGAACAAGCCATTTTAGTAGGGACCAATACGGTTCTGCAAGACAACCCGAGTTTAACGGCAAGGGATTGGACAGGGCAAAACCCTATCCGTATTGTCATTGATAAAGAGAACAAGCTTTCTGAAGCATATACCGTTTTTAATAATGAAGCTAAAACCATAACACTTTCAAATAAGGACATTGATTTTTCAAAAAATACAGCACAGCAAATTTGCGATATACTCTTTAAGAACAACATCAATTCTGTAATTATTGAAG
This genomic window from Mariniflexile sp. TRM1-10 contains:
- the ligA gene encoding NAD-dependent DNA ligase LigA, with the translated sequence MDIEQQIQSLRNELNQHNYNYYVLDNATISDFEFDSKLKELQDLEAKHPEFFDANSPTQRIGGEVTKNFETVPHEYRMYSLDNSYSKEDLLDWETRIKKQIEGDIQYTCELKYDGASISLTYENGVFVKAVTRGDGFQGDNVTANVKTIKSVPLKLKGDYPQKFDIRGEIVLPFKGFIKMNEERIEIGEEPYRNPRNTASGSLKLQDSAEVAKRPLECLLYNLTGANLGIDSQFDSLKRAREWGFKVPNDAKLVNSVDEVFEFIDYWNVHRHKLPYETDGVVIKVNSLRQQEELGYTAKAPRWAMAYKFKAEQVSTKLNSIAYQVGRTGAITPVANLEPVELAGTTVKRASLHNADQIEKLDIRVGDEVYVEKGGEIIPKILGVDLSKRPLNSKPTAYITHCPVCETELVRQAGEAQHYCPNYNGCKPQIIGRIQHFISRKAMDIEGLGGETVALLVNEGLISNYSDLYELTKEQVIPLERMAEKSADNLIQGIEQSKNIPFERVLYALGIRYVGETVAKKLAKHYKSIHAIAEASEEALVNVDEIGVKIAESVRAFFSSEENILIINRLKAFGVQLEVSAEQLIGQTDILKGQSIVISGVFESVSRDELKKLIEDNGGKVSSSISSKTTFVVAGDSMGPSKRKKAEDLNIPIIDEHEFLLRVL
- a CDS encoding LEA type 2 family protein, coding for MKRIIILSTILLTFLNCSVNEKPEFLGVENIKILESTPEYIILTADAFFENPNIISGELHVNNIKVFVNDSEMASVSSKKFEVPAKKDFSIPLTAHVPVDSIFGDEHLSSLIGSLLTKKMTVQYKGAINYKVLGFSHTYAIDKTEEVKIK
- the ribD gene encoding bifunctional diaminohydroxyphosphoribosylaminopyrimidine deaminase/5-amino-6-(5-phosphoribosylamino)uracil reductase RibD, with translation MTSHETYLKRCIDIAKNGLGTTRPNPMVGSIIVHNNQIIGEGFTSAYGGNHAEVNAINSVKDKSLLKESTIYVTLEPCSHFGKTPPCSDLIIKHQIPHVVIGCIDDNIQVAGKGIEKLKKAGCHVVIGIAENECKAHHKRFFTFHNKKRPYIILKWAETADGFIAPETKNEQKPVWITNEYSRQLVHKWRAEEQAILVGTNTVLQDNPSLTARDWTGQNPIRIVIDKENKLSEAYTVFNNEAKTITLSNKDIDFSKNTAQQICDILFKNNINSVIIEGGVKTLQTFIDENLWDEARVFTGNIHFKKGVKAPKFSETLISEETIMGDTLKTYKND
- a CDS encoding DoxX family protein, with protein sequence MTVAVILIQTLRFKFTAHPDSVYIFEKVGLEPYGRIAIGISELIAGILLLIPKTIWAGAIVTLGVISGAILIHLITLIRH
- a CDS encoding bifunctional metallophosphatase/5'-nucleotidase, which translates into the protein MKRRDFIQQVSATTALVTVGGFGLQSFSTVPKTAKITILHTNDVHSHIDAFGPEDGRNANKGGVARRASLIESIRLENPNTLLLDAGDIFQGTPYFNYYGGELEFKLMSKLKYDAATIGNHDFDNGIDGLYAQLPHAEFQFISSNYDFSNTIMDTHVKPYKIFKKGGIKIGVFGLGIELNGLVDPAMYKETKYLNPVEIAQDMTHILKTEDKCDLIICLSHLGYHYKTDPNKISDLKLASLTKDIDLIIGGHTHTFLQKPTIVKNRDGKNMLVNQVGCYGINLGRIDFYFDANKNKSANGTSIIV
- a CDS encoding GNAT family N-acetyltransferase; this translates as MSKDTIVIRKIEPSDNAQIEQIIRACFHEFKIPLEGTAYSDEETPRMYESYQNDNDVYFVIEQDGEILGGGGIKPLKDFEEDVCEIQKMYFSPKVRGKGYGRLLFENCLSAAKNLGYKQCYLESTPQLKAAIHIYESYGFKHLKGALGNTGHYSCGVWMVKDL
- the prmC gene encoding peptide chain release factor N(5)-glutamine methyltransferase; this translates as MNLKDLQNTFHKELDLLYGKEEVDSFFFMLVESYYKVSRLQLAMKPQFSLENYDAILGALELLKMHQPIQYILGYTEFYGLPFKVNEHTLIPRPETEELVAWILNHQPITTNHQLGILDIGTGSGCIAISLAKHLPNAKVYGLDVSHNALKIAKENAGLNKVHVEFIEADILNSETWNSDFQNLNFDIIVSNPPYVREQEKQRMKPNVLDNEPHLALFVKDEDPLLFYKAITRFAIDKLSKNGRLFFEINEYFGSDMIQLLVKNQFTNIELKQDMFKKDRMIKGVWSPPQ